From a single Balearica regulorum gibbericeps isolate bBalReg1 chromosome 11, bBalReg1.pri, whole genome shotgun sequence genomic region:
- the LOC104635355 gene encoding protein FAM162B isoform X3: MLITPGSSLLGSCRSACVLPGRRGGSVLVPARAGWLGRLLGHSLGLWRRVAWPVLHPARDIGYKAKGSQDAAVQTANPGYKAFKNDRMPTNFDKKVLVWAGRFKKEEDIPKHISSEVLDAARNSVRIKVCYIMIALTLLGCLAMVITGKEAAKRDHTLLRMNIEKKAKWRAEAETDEEAAVGKPQ, from the exons ATGTTAATAACTCCTGGAAGCAGCCTTCTGGGCTCCTGCAGGTCCGCCTGCGTGCTCCCAGGCCGGCGGGGAGGCAGCGTCCTGGTGCCAGCCAGggcgggatggctggggaggctgctggggCACAGCCTGGGGCTGTGGCGGCGGGTGGCTTGGCCAGTCTTGCACCCTGCCAGAGACATTGGCTACAAAGCGAAGGGCTCTCAGGACGCAGCTGTGCAGACGGCTAATCCAG GTtacaaagctttcaaaaatgacAGAATGCCTACAAATTTTGATAAAAAGGTGTTAGTATGGGCAGGACGCTTTAAAAAGGAGGAGGACATTCCCAAGCACATATC GTCTGAGGTCCTCGACGCAGCAAGGAACAGCGTCAGGATAAAGGTTTGCTACATCATGATTGCGCTGACCTTGCTGGGCTGTTTGGCCATGGTAATCACAGGCAAAGAA GCTGCTAAAAGGGATCACACGCTGCTGAGGATGAACATAGAAAAGAAGGCCAAATGGAGGGCTGAAGCGGAGACGGATGAGGAGGCAGCTGTTGGGAAGCCACAATGA